From Halotia branconii CENA392, the proteins below share one genomic window:
- a CDS encoding alpha/beta hydrolase: MHCQFLSLHQVLILIFASSVIFFSNPVFAAEQVVLKYGIFRESLAVKELSKFGETGELSRSLRVNLALARQNPRDIRQYLTTPVQVSPVFLDKVLNSQIGNVILDELSQVIHTPSRKADRQALRSALVLSASQDQQMTLLEVIQNYPTTEVEVEGERLENAYLLLRRLQGSLQDLINF, encoded by the coding sequence ATGCATTGCCAATTTTTATCGCTGCATCAGGTATTAATTTTAATTTTCGCTAGCTCTGTTATATTTTTTAGCAATCCTGTCTTTGCTGCTGAACAAGTAGTACTAAAGTACGGTATATTCCGTGAATCGCTGGCTGTAAAGGAGCTATCAAAGTTTGGCGAAACTGGCGAACTTTCAAGGTCACTACGAGTTAATTTAGCTTTAGCGCGACAAAACCCTAGAGACATTCGCCAGTATTTGACGACACCAGTGCAGGTAAGCCCTGTATTTTTAGATAAAGTTTTGAATAGCCAAATTGGTAACGTGATACTCGATGAGCTGAGTCAAGTTATTCATACGCCATCCCGTAAAGCTGACAGACAAGCTTTGCGCTCGGCTTTAGTGCTTTCTGCGAGTCAAGATCAACAGATGACACTGCTAGAAGTAATTCAAAATTATCCCACAACAGAGGTAGAAGTTGAAGGAGAACGCCTAGAGAATGCTTACCTTCTACTGCGCCGCTTGCAAGGCAGTCTCCAAGATTTAATCAATTTTTAA
- a CDS encoding AI-2E family transporter, translating to MILRYKICDRILYAPCPMLEKRQTVYLSNLLLIVVTVFLSILLWQLRSLFVTFMIAVVLAAAIAPIVNAAERLRLPRWLGVIVVYISLIAGLIGAGLIIGPSVSEQIQRLGSRLPIYLENLRTGTENLALRMGVTQIETIEQFFDIQALTNWLFRSSQQLLVRSFGLTRGILGSVVNLILALVISGYMVGGSKNLVQGFVKLFPKPWDERLAAQVVPISRRMGGYVQGRVLVSAILGSVITLSLSFLGLSEFALALGVIAGFTNLIPFVGPILGAVPALIVAIPQGGLTFLWVLLLFVIIQNLESYVLDPLLVGSSVRVHPLYQLLAVLGGTQVLGIIGAVIVPPWVAGVAVVLENLYLRPKLLAEEKVTTYELPKTSDNQQLSKSDEKEQVY from the coding sequence TTGATTCTAAGGTACAAAATATGCGATCGCATCCTCTATGCCCCATGCCCTATGCTCGAAAAACGTCAGACTGTTTATTTATCTAATCTTTTGCTAATTGTTGTCACTGTTTTTTTGTCCATATTACTGTGGCAATTGCGTAGCTTATTTGTAACTTTTATGATTGCGGTAGTATTAGCAGCGGCGATTGCGCCTATCGTTAACGCTGCTGAAAGATTGCGCTTGCCCCGTTGGCTAGGCGTAATTGTAGTATACATTAGCCTGATTGCTGGATTAATTGGAGCAGGTTTGATCATCGGTCCATCTGTTTCTGAGCAAATTCAGCGATTAGGTAGTAGATTACCAATTTATTTAGAGAACTTGCGAACAGGGACTGAAAATTTAGCTCTACGAATGGGAGTTACTCAGATAGAAACAATAGAACAGTTCTTTGATATTCAAGCATTGACCAATTGGTTATTTCGTTCTAGTCAACAGTTACTTGTGCGCTCTTTTGGCTTGACTCGTGGCATTTTAGGTAGCGTAGTTAATCTGATTTTGGCTTTAGTCATTTCCGGCTACATGGTCGGTGGTAGCAAAAATTTAGTTCAAGGATTTGTAAAACTGTTTCCTAAACCCTGGGACGAACGCCTTGCAGCTCAAGTTGTACCCATTTCTCGACGGATGGGTGGTTACGTTCAAGGTCGAGTTTTAGTTTCGGCTATTTTAGGTTCTGTCATCACCTTAAGTTTGAGTTTTTTAGGATTGTCAGAGTTTGCCTTAGCACTGGGCGTAATTGCTGGATTTACAAATTTAATTCCCTTTGTTGGGCCAATATTAGGTGCAGTTCCAGCTTTGATTGTGGCTATTCCTCAAGGGGGATTGACTTTTCTTTGGGTACTGCTGTTATTTGTGATTATTCAAAATCTAGAAAGTTATGTTCTTGACCCATTACTGGTAGGTTCTTCAGTGCGAGTTCATCCGTTATATCAACTTTTAGCTGTGCTAGGAGGAACACAAGTTTTAGGTATTATCGGTGCAGTGATTGTCCCGCCTTGGGTTGCCGGTGTAGCTGTAGTTTTAGAAAATCTTTATTTGCGTCCCAAACTCTTAGCTGAAGAGAAAGTTACTACTTACGAATTGCCAAAAACCTCAGATAATCAACAATTATCAAAATCAGATGAAAAGGAACAGGTCTACTAA
- the coaD gene encoding pantetheine-phosphate adenylyltransferase codes for MIAIYPGSFDPITLGHLDIIQRGSRLFEQVIVAVLRNPNKIPLFTVQQRIEQIRLAARHLPNIEVDSFNGLTVNYAQKRQAGVLLRGLRAISDFEVELQMAHTNKTISTQIETVFLATSNEYSFLSSSVVKEIARFGGSVDHLVPPHVALDIYKCYNHNSPTENPITTEATPPLKSIPTDLEA; via the coding sequence GTGATTGCTATTTATCCTGGTAGCTTTGACCCGATCACCTTAGGACATCTTGACATCATCCAGCGTGGTAGTCGGCTATTTGAGCAGGTAATCGTTGCTGTGTTGCGGAACCCCAATAAAATACCATTATTTACTGTACAACAACGCATTGAACAAATTCGCCTAGCTGCGCGACATCTGCCCAATATAGAGGTAGATAGCTTTAACGGTCTTACCGTTAACTACGCCCAAAAGCGACAAGCAGGAGTTTTATTGCGGGGTTTACGGGCAATTTCCGATTTTGAAGTAGAGCTACAAATGGCTCATACTAATAAAACTATTTCCACCCAAATAGAAACAGTTTTTCTAGCAACATCAAATGAGTATAGTTTTTTAAGTAGTAGTGTGGTAAAAGAGATTGCAAGGTTTGGTGGTTCTGTCGATCATCTTGTTCCCCCACACGTTGCCCTAGATATATACAAATGCTACAATCACAACTCTCCAACGGAGAACCCAATCACAACGGAAGCTACCCCCCCCCTCAAGAGTATCCCAACGGATCTGGAAGCTTAG
- a CDS encoding low-complexity tail membrane protein, whose translation MRSFRSEPILWIHIAGLATLPILLIMCLLFLSVGKPLLPVWIELCLVGTIGVLPLLWMQLRRPFYIFAILGIALKPENLTEQQRKILCLINTKFNRILSLVTAILLIGVLWEIYQIAPQVISISKFLPQWRILGLLLAALCFLACNLFLQIPVSVARILVTNDTEFAAIEPLSLEKIKQDFTILGVRVNNILPQRIVKVKTKE comes from the coding sequence ATGCGGTCATTTCGCTCTGAACCTATCTTATGGATTCATATCGCTGGATTAGCGACACTACCCATTTTGTTAATCATGTGTTTATTGTTTCTATCCGTAGGTAAGCCACTTTTGCCAGTATGGATAGAGCTATGTCTAGTAGGGACAATCGGTGTTTTACCACTTTTATGGATGCAATTACGCCGCCCTTTTTATATATTTGCAATTTTGGGAATAGCTCTCAAACCAGAAAACTTGACTGAACAGCAACGCAAAATTCTCTGTTTAATTAATACAAAGTTTAATCGTATTCTGTCCTTGGTGACAGCTATATTATTAATCGGCGTGCTATGGGAGATCTATCAAATTGCTCCACAAGTCATTAGTATTAGTAAGTTTTTACCCCAATGGCGGATTTTAGGTTTATTGCTAGCGGCTTTATGTTTTTTAGCATGTAATCTATTTTTACAAATTCCCGTGAGTGTAGCGCGGATTTTAGTGACTAATGACACAGAATTTGCTGCCATAGAACCATTATCTTTAGAAAAGATTAAGCAAGATTTCACAATTTTAGGGGTGCGGGTTAATAACATCTTGCCCCAGCGGATTGTTAAAGTAAAAACCAAGGAATGA
- a CDS encoding DUF1565 domain-containing protein, translating to MKYRSLHCSSAKNFRPLSNILIRSKFPLRAGLTALLLISTGSTLLSREVNAGIITQEAIAPTLVAQVPTTAPVIYVNPTTGADTASTSTTQATPYKTITFAISQAQPGTIIQLAPGTYNSESGEQFPILLKPGLTLQGDEANKGQATLITGSGFYTSRTFARQDITILGDQDTTITGVTVTNPTQRGTGVWVESTNPVVKNSTFTNNGREGVFITGTGNPKIESNVFVQNKGNGLSVAKSAQGEIRNNLFQDTGFGLAIGGLSTPLIAENQIIQNKVGIYISESAQPVLRKNVIQNNTQDGIVATVNALPNLGTNEDPGGNLIRSNTRYDLNNATKTNTIVAIGNDIDQKKISGQVDFVAATVEPPSGPVAFKDVPTGYWAKSYIEALASQNIIAGFPDGTFKPNEPVTRAQFATIVTKALKPPAKRSVIDFKDVKSDFWAYAAIQSAYQSEFLSGYPGGTFKPQQQIPRVQALVSLANGLGLTASNPGVISFYADSGQIPNYATAPVAAATTRQLVVNYPTAKQLNPNREATRAEVAAFVYQALVNAGRVQPIPSPYLVTVP from the coding sequence ATGAAATACCGGAGTTTGCACTGTTCTTCAGCAAAAAATTTTCGCCCTCTTTCTAATATTCTTATTCGATCTAAGTTCCCCCTAAGAGCCGGACTCACGGCTTTGTTATTGATTTCTACTGGCTCTACACTACTGTCTAGGGAAGTGAATGCTGGTATTATCACTCAAGAAGCGATCGCCCCAACTTTAGTAGCGCAAGTTCCCACAACAGCACCAGTGATTTATGTAAACCCAACCACTGGTGCAGATACTGCTAGTACTAGTACAACACAAGCAACACCTTATAAAACTATCACCTTCGCCATTAGCCAAGCCCAACCAGGTACAATCATTCAACTTGCACCTGGCACTTATAACAGTGAAAGCGGAGAACAATTTCCAATTTTGCTTAAACCAGGGTTGACACTACAAGGTGATGAAGCTAATAAAGGTCAAGCAACATTAATTACAGGTAGTGGCTTTTACACCAGTCGTACTTTTGCCAGACAAGATATTACAATTCTTGGCGACCAAGATACGACTATCACAGGCGTTACAGTTACTAACCCGACGCAACGAGGTACAGGTGTATGGGTGGAATCAACCAATCCTGTTGTCAAAAACAGTACCTTTACTAACAACGGTAGAGAAGGTGTTTTTATAACGGGTACAGGTAATCCCAAAATTGAAAGTAACGTCTTTGTACAAAACAAAGGTAATGGGCTTTCAGTAGCTAAATCTGCCCAAGGAGAAATTCGCAATAACTTGTTTCAAGATACTGGTTTTGGTTTGGCAATTGGTGGTCTTTCTACACCTTTAATTGCCGAAAATCAGATTATCCAAAATAAAGTCGGGATTTATATCTCAGAATCTGCTCAACCCGTACTGCGTAAGAATGTAATCCAAAACAATACTCAAGATGGTATTGTTGCAACTGTTAATGCTCTACCCAACCTTGGTACTAACGAAGATCCTGGTGGTAATCTAATTCGCAGTAACACTCGTTATGACTTAAACAATGCTACCAAGACTAATACGATTGTCGCTATTGGTAACGATATCGATCAAAAAAAGATTTCTGGTCAAGTAGATTTTGTTGCAGCCACTGTTGAGCCACCTTCAGGCCCTGTCGCCTTTAAAGACGTACCCACAGGTTACTGGGCAAAAAGCTACATCGAAGCTTTAGCTTCCCAAAATATTATCGCTGGCTTTCCTGATGGTACATTTAAGCCTAACGAACCTGTAACTCGTGCCCAATTTGCCACAATTGTCACCAAAGCCTTAAAACCACCAGCTAAACGCTCAGTGATTGATTTTAAAGATGTGAAAAGTGATTTTTGGGCTTATGCTGCAATTCAATCTGCTTACCAAAGTGAATTTCTCTCTGGCTATCCTGGTGGTACATTTAAACCACAGCAGCAAATTCCTAGAGTGCAAGCTTTAGTTTCTTTGGCAAATGGTCTAGGCTTAACAGCGAGTAATCCAGGTGTGATTTCCTTTTACGCTGATAGTGGCCAGATTCCTAATTATGCAACTGCTCCCGTAGCAGCAGCGACTACACGACAATTAGTAGTCAACTATCCCACAGCTAAGCAACTCAATCCGAATCGTGAAGCAACTAGGGCAGAAGTTGCTGCTTTTGTTTATCAAGCACTAGTCAATGCTGGACGTGTCCAACCCATTCCCTCACCCTATTTAGTAACAGTTCCATAA
- a CDS encoding DUF3493 domain-containing protein, which translates to MVEPNPKTRLTPEQYAQLKAEMATPYRGLRQFIYLGCAASGSIGAFVFFFQLLAGRNVDSALPNLALQVGVVALMIFLWRWEQKR; encoded by the coding sequence ATGGTCGAACCAAATCCTAAAACTCGTCTTACTCCTGAACAATATGCCCAGCTAAAAGCAGAAATGGCAACTCCCTATCGCGGCTTGCGACAATTTATCTATCTGGGTTGTGCTGCTTCTGGTTCAATTGGTGCATTTGTCTTCTTTTTCCAATTACTTGCTGGACGAAATGTTGATAGTGCTTTGCCTAACTTGGCTTTGCAAGTAGGAGTAGTTGCTCTGATGATATTTCTTTGGCGTTGGGAACAAAAACGGTAA
- a CDS encoding Crp/Fnr family transcriptional regulator, with protein sequence MYEPFYEFIRQFLPEFKIDVTIVEPLLESRKVYKGEFLFREGDVCDFVGLTLKGCLRTFFLKDAKEFTLFFHSEHQPLGDYESFSKQRPACFSCQAIEDSEVLLINHQVLQVFEVAPDGQKFLRLYAESLAFMLRDKLLSLFKDTPEQRYLNLIQTEPLILQRIPQYYLASYLGIEPESLSRLKRRVHH encoded by the coding sequence ATGTATGAACCGTTTTATGAATTTATTCGGCAGTTTTTGCCTGAATTTAAAATTGACGTAACTATTGTTGAGCCATTGCTAGAGTCCAGAAAAGTTTATAAGGGAGAATTTTTGTTTCGGGAGGGTGATGTTTGTGATTTTGTTGGCTTGACGTTGAAAGGTTGTTTGAGAACATTTTTCCTAAAAGATGCAAAAGAATTTACTCTGTTTTTCCATTCTGAACATCAACCGCTAGGTGACTACGAAAGTTTCTCCAAGCAACGACCGGCATGTTTTTCCTGTCAGGCAATTGAAGACTCTGAGGTACTGCTTATCAACCATCAGGTATTGCAAGTTTTTGAAGTAGCACCAGATGGTCAAAAATTCCTTCGACTTTATGCTGAAAGCCTTGCATTCATGTTACGAGATAAATTGCTTTCTCTTTTTAAGGATACTCCTGAACAGCGTTATCTCAACCTTATTCAAACTGAACCTTTAATCTTGCAGCGCATTCCTCAATACTATTTAGCATCCTATCTTGGTATTGAGCCAGAATCCTTGAGTCGATTAAAACGCAGAGTCCATCACTAA
- a CDS encoding ester cyclase — MSLEQNKSIVLQAYQAFDVGDIEKGKAFIAPDIKGYVMGRNQLKGSDAFFEYALMMRTAFPDGRHTFEDVIAESNQVVTRGTFSGNHSGGFMGISPTGKQVMFSVIHIDRVMDGKIVEHWGQGDTMALMQQLGVATWLIKF, encoded by the coding sequence ATGTCATTAGAACAAAATAAGTCCATTGTCCTGCAAGCCTACCAAGCATTTGATGTAGGAGATATCGAAAAAGGTAAAGCATTTATCGCTCCAGACATAAAAGGCTATGTGATGGGGAGAAATCAACTCAAAGGTTCTGATGCCTTTTTTGAATATGCACTGATGATGCGTACTGCTTTTCCTGATGGTCGCCACACTTTTGAAGATGTGATTGCTGAAAGTAATCAAGTTGTCACCCGTGGAACGTTTAGTGGAAATCACTCTGGAGGATTTATGGGTATTTCCCCCACAGGAAAGCAAGTCATGTTTTCAGTTATTCATATTGATCGTGTCATGGATGGTAAAATTGTAGAACATTGGGGGCAAGGCGACACAATGGCGTTAATGCAGCAGTTAGGTGTAGCAACGTGGTTGATAAAATTTTAG
- a CDS encoding TldD/PmbA family protein translates to MWSELKKAIATFKIPADWIGIRAVKENVTTRYVRDGLPQANGKTSTTGAMLEVMVNGCLGYAATNSLELPSLQIAAQTAYKQALAASEWWIYPFGESERPQVIGEYNSPLLEPLDALSPRDINDLLVRVCKTLKVNDKIVQTTASANTIERETWFVSSNGSEVYQNIISLGTHYGVIAQDAGIVQQRTNNGWQANCYQGGWELLQLENLWHRVQQIGEQAIELLTAQECPTTRTKLVLAPDQMMLQIHESVGHPLEIDRILGDERNYAGGSFVNKTDFGKLVYGSPLMNITFDPTVSGEFASYAFDDTGAVATKEYVIKEGVLQRGLGSLESQARADVPGVACARACSWNRPAIDRMANLNLEPGNASFTEIIADIEHGVYMESNRSWSIDDRRYKFQFGCEYAKLIENGKLTKTLRNPNYRATTPEFWHSLIQVGDASNWQMYGTPYCGKGEPNQAICVGHGSPVCVFADVEVFGGGG, encoded by the coding sequence ATGTGGTCTGAACTGAAAAAAGCGATCGCTACTTTTAAAATTCCTGCTGATTGGATTGGTATTAGAGCCGTCAAAGAAAACGTTACTACTCGTTATGTTCGAGACGGCTTACCCCAAGCCAACGGTAAAACCTCTACCACTGGAGCAATGTTAGAAGTTATGGTTAATGGCTGTCTGGGTTATGCAGCCACTAATTCTTTAGAATTACCATCTTTACAAATCGCAGCCCAAACAGCCTATAAACAAGCTCTAGCAGCCAGTGAATGGTGGATATATCCCTTTGGTGAAAGTGAACGCCCTCAAGTCATCGGTGAATATAACTCTCCATTATTAGAACCATTGGATGCTCTCAGCCCTAGAGATATCAACGATTTACTAGTTCGCGTATGCAAGACGCTGAAAGTTAACGATAAAATTGTCCAAACCACCGCCAGCGCTAATACTATCGAGCGAGAAACTTGGTTTGTCAGCAGCAACGGCTCAGAAGTCTATCAAAATATTATTTCTTTAGGAACCCATTACGGAGTTATTGCCCAAGATGCGGGAATTGTGCAGCAACGCACTAATAATGGTTGGCAAGCCAACTGTTACCAAGGTGGATGGGAACTTTTACAACTAGAGAATTTATGGCATCGGGTACAGCAAATTGGCGAACAAGCAATAGAATTATTGACCGCCCAAGAATGCCCAACCACACGCACCAAACTAGTTTTAGCCCCAGACCAAATGATGCTGCAAATCCATGAAAGTGTCGGTCATCCTTTAGAGATTGACCGCATTTTAGGAGATGAGCGCAACTACGCCGGTGGCAGCTTTGTCAATAAAACTGATTTTGGCAAACTAGTATATGGTTCGCCATTAATGAACATTACCTTTGATCCGACTGTATCTGGTGAATTTGCCAGCTATGCTTTTGATGATACGGGCGCTGTCGCTACAAAAGAATATGTGATTAAAGAAGGCGTACTTCAGCGGGGTTTAGGTAGCCTAGAAAGTCAAGCCAGAGCAGATGTACCAGGGGTAGCTTGCGCCCGTGCTTGCTCATGGAATCGTCCTGCAATAGACCGCATGGCTAACTTAAATCTAGAGCCAGGAAACGCCAGTTTTACAGAAATAATTGCCGACATAGAACACGGCGTTTATATGGAGTCTAATCGATCTTGGTCAATTGACGATCGCCGTTACAAATTTCAGTTTGGTTGTGAGTATGCCAAATTAATCGAAAACGGCAAACTTACTAAAACCCTCCGTAATCCCAATTATCGAGCTACAACCCCAGAATTTTGGCACAGCCTAATTCAAGTCGGTGATGCCTCCAACTGGCAAATGTACGGCACTCCTTACTGTGGCAAAGGTGAACCAAATCAGGCTATTTGTGTAGGGCATGGTTCACCTGTTTGTGTATTTGCTGATGTCGAAGTTTTTGGCGGAGGCGGTTGA
- a CDS encoding DivIVA domain-containing protein, whose protein sequence is MLQSQLSNGEPNHNGSYPPPQEYPNGSGSLDIQQELNRLEELILYGLRIPLTGRTLIDEERLLEQLDFIRLSLPSVFQEAAMVMEQKQEVLLEAEEYGQQIVDAAQAKRAQILAESDIIRQAEREAEQLRQQVQQECEAMMQETLTEVDLKRRACQQELEEMRKTAIAQAQEIENGADEYADSVLENIERDLEDMLRIITNGRQQLRQDTMSQRSPKRK, encoded by the coding sequence ATGCTACAATCACAACTCTCCAACGGAGAACCCAATCACAACGGAAGCTACCCCCCCCCTCAAGAGTATCCCAACGGATCTGGAAGCTTAGATATTCAGCAGGAACTCAATCGTCTTGAGGAGTTGATTTTGTATGGTCTGCGGATTCCATTAACGGGACGCACACTCATAGACGAAGAAAGACTTTTAGAACAGCTTGATTTTATCAGGCTTTCTTTGCCTTCAGTCTTTCAAGAAGCTGCAATGGTGATGGAACAAAAACAAGAAGTATTACTAGAAGCAGAAGAGTATGGGCAGCAAATTGTTGATGCAGCCCAAGCAAAAAGAGCGCAAATTTTAGCTGAAAGTGATATTATCCGACAGGCAGAACGGGAAGCTGAGCAACTGCGGCAACAGGTGCAACAAGAATGTGAGGCGATGATGCAAGAAACCCTCACCGAAGTTGATCTTAAGCGGCGTGCTTGCCAACAAGAGTTAGAAGAAATGCGAAAAACTGCGATCGCCCAGGCTCAAGAAATTGAAAATGGGGCTGACGAATACGCTGATAGTGTTCTCGAAAACATCGAACGAGATCTCGAAGATATGTTACGAATTATTACAAATGGACGGCAACAACTGCGACAAGACACCATGTCACAGCGCTCACCAAAGAGAAAATGA
- a CDS encoding TldD/PmbA family protein → MKIDELSALEASFNQLIETLLLKKTASEQFTIKLSSERSQFTRFNHAKVRQTGCVADGWIELNLMEDQRSSFRQFPFTGNWNLDWQVAYKALQELRGELSLLPVDPYLVVPSGTLISREIHLGKLLAPEAVVPTVLELVTNLDFTGIYAGGSVIKAYADSSGQKHWFATDSFTLDYSLFTTSGQAVKGTFAGINWDEHAYIAQINQAKEQLALLSRTTQELPRGQYKTYFAPAAVANLLMMLSWAAVGEADIQQGNSALAALARQEKQLSSAFSLKENFQRGLVPRFNELGEMAAPELSVIEQGILVNTLVNSRTAKEYEKIANGANGAETLRAPEVSPGNLAPEQIMSELDTGLYVSNLHYLNWSDRPTGRITGMTRYACFWVENSEIVAPIENLRFDESLYRFWGENLIDLTTFQEFIPEVGTYEGRHLGGSLVPGMLVNDFTYTL, encoded by the coding sequence ATGAAAATTGATGAATTATCAGCTTTAGAAGCCAGTTTTAATCAACTTATTGAAACTTTACTGCTGAAAAAAACAGCAAGCGAACAATTCACAATAAAACTAAGCAGTGAACGCAGCCAATTTACTCGTTTTAATCATGCCAAAGTGCGACAAACTGGTTGTGTTGCCGATGGTTGGATTGAACTGAATTTGATGGAAGATCAACGCAGCAGTTTTCGGCAATTTCCTTTCACTGGAAACTGGAACTTGGATTGGCAAGTAGCATACAAAGCTTTGCAAGAATTGCGTGGTGAACTTTCACTTTTACCAGTTGATCCCTATTTAGTTGTACCATCAGGAACTCTAATTAGTCGGGAAATACATTTGGGTAAATTGTTAGCACCAGAAGCAGTAGTTCCAACAGTATTAGAATTAGTCACAAATTTAGATTTTACTGGTATATATGCTGGAGGTTCAGTAATTAAAGCTTACGCTGATTCTAGTGGACAAAAACATTGGTTTGCGACAGATTCTTTTACTTTAGATTATTCTTTATTTACAACATCAGGACAAGCTGTTAAAGGTACTTTTGCCGGAATTAATTGGGACGAACACGCCTATATAGCCCAAATCAATCAAGCAAAAGAACAACTAGCACTACTTTCTCGAACTACTCAAGAATTGCCACGAGGACAATATAAAACTTATTTTGCACCTGCTGCTGTTGCTAATTTATTAATGATGCTTTCTTGGGCGGCTGTGGGCGAAGCAGATATCCAACAAGGAAATAGTGCATTGGCTGCTTTAGCACGTCAAGAAAAACAACTTTCTTCAGCATTTAGTTTAAAAGAAAACTTTCAACGAGGATTAGTGCCGCGATTTAATGAATTAGGAGAAATGGCAGCACCAGAGTTATCTGTCATAGAACAAGGCATATTAGTAAATACTTTGGTAAACTCTCGCACTGCTAAAGAATATGAAAAAATTGCTAACGGCGCTAACGGTGCAGAAACTTTACGTGCGCCGGAGGTGAGTCCAGGAAATTTAGCACCTGAGCAGATTATGAGTGAGTTAGATACAGGATTATATGTATCAAATTTGCATTATTTAAATTGGAGCGATCGCCCGACTGGTAGAATTACAGGTATGACCCGTTATGCGTGTTTTTGGGTAGAAAACAGCGAAATAGTTGCTCCCATCGAAAACTTACGCTTTGATGAAAGCCTTTATCGCTTCTGGGGAGAAAATCTCATCGATTTGACAACTTTTCAAGAATTTATCCCCGAAGTTGGAACTTATGAAGGTCGCCACCTTGGAGGTAGTCTAGTTCCTGGTATGTTGGTGAATGATTTCACTTACACCTTATAG